The Pseudomonas sp. SCB32 DNA window ACCAACCCCGAAACCAACAGCGTGCAGAAGATCATCGTCTGCAAGCGCACCGGTTCGGACATCAAGTGGAACCAGCACCGCGACGTGTGGTTCGAGGACCTGATGAAGGTCGCAGGCTCCACCTGCGCGCCGAAGGAGATGGGCGCCGAGGACCCGCTGTTCATCCTCTATACCTCCGGCTCCACGGGTAAGCCCAAGGGCGTGATGCACACCACCGGCGGCTATCTGGTCTACGCCTCGCTGACCCATGAGCGCGTGTTCGACTACCGTCCGGGCGAAGTCTTCTGGTGCACCGCCGACATCGGCTGGGTCACCGGCCACACCTACGTCGTCTACGGCCCGCTGGCCAACGGCGCGACCACCGTGCTGTTCGAGGGTGTACCGAACTATCCGGACATCTCCCGCGTCGCCAAGATCGTCGACAAGCACAAGGTCAACATCCTCTACACCGCGCCGACCGCCATCCGCGCCATGATGGCCGAGGGCAAGGCCGCGGTCGAAGGCGCCGACGGCTCCAGCCTGCGTCTGTTGGGTTCGGTTGGCGAACCGATCAACCCGGAAGCCTGGCAGTGGTACTACGAGACTGTCGGCCAGTCGCGCTGCCCGATCGTCGACACCTGGTGGCAGACCGAAACCGGCGCCTGCCTGATGACTCCGCTGCCGGGCGCCCATGGCCTGAAACCGGGCTCCGCCGCCAAGCCGTTCTTCGGCGTGGTGCCGGCGTTGGTGGACAACCTGGGCAACATCCTGGAAGGGGCCACCGAGGGGAACCTGGTGATCCTCGACTCCTGGCCGGGCCAGGCGCGTACCCTGTACGGCGACCACGACCGCTACGTGGACACCTACTTCAAGACCTTCAAGGGCATGTACTTCACCGGCGACGGCGCCCGTCGCGACGAGGACGGCTACTACTGGATCACCGGCCGCGTGGATGACGTGCTCAATGTCTCCGGCCACCGCATGGGCACCGCCGAGATCGAGAGCGCGCTGGTCGCCCACCCGAAAGTGGCTGAGGCGGCGGTGGTTGGCGTGCCGCACGACATCAAGGGGCAGGGCATCTATGTCTACGTCACCCTGAATGCCGGCGAGGAAAACAGCGAGCAGCTGCGCCAGGAGCTGCGTGCCTGGGTACGCAAGGAAATCGGCCCGATCGCCACCCCGGACGTGATCCAGTGGGCGCCGGGCCTGCCGAAGACCCGCTCGGGCAAGATCATGCGCCGCATCCTGCGCAAGATCGCCACGGCTGAGTACGACGCCCTGGGTGACATCTCCACCCTGGCTGATCCGGGTGTGGTGCAGCATCTGGTGGAGACGCACCAGTCCATGCGCGCTGCCTGATCCTACGCTCGATGAAAAACGCCCCGCTTGCCGGGGCGTTTTTCTTTTTGGGCTTTGGCTTTTCGTAGGAGCGAGCTTGCTCGCGAACCCTGCCTGACGCCGGCCTTGCCGGCGGATCGCGGACAGAGTCCGCTCCTACAGGCTGGGTTCGGTGCATCTTCTGTAGGAGCGGACTTTGTCCGCGATGCCTTTTGTTCTCGTTTGGATGTTCATGCGCCGCTTCAGCGTGTGCTGATGTATTTGGTTTCGCCCCCTCGGGCGACCCGCTTTGGCAAACGACGGATGGCCGCCCCACCCAAAGTGGGCAAATGTCTTGCCCCTGCATCCGGCCCCGGCTTCGCCAGGGTCCCCTCGCTCCATCGAAGTTTCAGGGGCACGCGTCGACGGGCCATCCCTGGCCCAACGACGCTCTCGCGGCATCCATGCCGCTCAACCCCTGAAACTCCGATTCCACTCGGCCTCCTGAAGGGGCGCTGGAGTGCGCGGAGATTTCTCTGGAAGTCTTCAAGAGCTGTTACAGAGCAGCTTGCTCCGCACTGCTTTGGCTCCCGTAGGAGCGGACCTTGTCCGCGAAATCCCTCGCGGATGACTTTGCTCTCACCTGGATACGCTGGGGCCTTGTGCCCGCGAGTGGCTCAATGCCGTGCGATTCGCTGACAAGGCTCGCTCCTACAGTGCGCTACCTGCTCCCCGGTAACATTTCGGCGCGACAAATTGAGGCGTCAGGAAACAATTCGCACAACCTTGGTGCGTAATTTCCGTCGACTTCGAGTGGGTCGGTTTTCCGCAACCCGCATGAATACTGAATATCTAAATTGTTGGCCTGATAACTGCAGGTAAAATTGGTTTTACTACGCACTTCTACGTCACGTATTATCCGCGCCGTCAAGCCGCAGGGGCTCTGTCTCCAGCGCTTCTATAATTACTTGTCGCATTGAAGAAATAACCGCTCAGGGGCTGTCGCTAGAATGCCGCTCACCCCGGTAGGCGTGCTTTTCACAAGAATCACGCCGGCAATGCGCAGAGAAACAATAACCTTCACTTCTGCCGGGCAGCCTGGGCCAACCCCTTCCTCCTGCCAATCGAAGTCTTACCCTCGAAGGAGTTACTGATGAAGAAGTTTGCACTTCTCGGTGCGCTGGCCCTGTCCGCGCTTTCCCTGGTTGCCCACGCTGACGACAAGCCTGTCCGCATCGGCATCGAAGCCGGTTACCCGCCGTTCTCCTTCAAGACGCCCGATGGCAAGCTCGCCGGTTTCGACGTGGATATCGGCAACGCCCTGTGCGAAGAGATGAAGGTCAAGTGCACCTGGGTCGAGCAGGAATTCGACGGCCTGATCCCGGCACTGAAGGTTCGCAAGATCGACGCCATCCTCTCGTCCATGACCATCACCGATGAGCGCAAGAAGTCCGTCGACTTCACCAACAAGTACTACCACACCCCCGCGCGTTTCGTGATGAAGGAAGGCGCGACTCTGAACGATCCGCTGGCGGACCTGAAGGGCAAGAAGGTCGGTGTGCTGCGCGCCAGCGTGCATGACCGCTACGCCACCGACGTACTGGCCCCGGCCGGCATCGAAGTGGTGCGCTACGGCTCCCAGCAGGAAGCCAACATGGACCTGGTCTCCGGCCGCATCGACGCGACCATGGCTGACTCGGTCAACCTCGACGACGGCTTCCTCAAGACCGATGCCGGCAAGGGCTACGCCTTCGTAGGCCCGGAATACAACGATCCGAAGTACTTCGGTGGTGGCGCCGGCATCGCCGTGCGCAAGGGTGATACCGCCCTGGTCGAGAAATTCAACGCGGCCATCGCCGGCATCCGTGCCAACGGCAAGTACAAGCAAGTACAGGACAAGTACTTCAAGTTCGACGTCTACGGCGGGAACTGATCAACGTCCACGAAAGTGGCGCAAACCCGGGTCCTTTCCTGAAGTTTGTGCCACTTTTTTATTGGGTGCGATCCCGCGTCGGGTGATCGCCCTGCAGCGTCCGTGCGGTTGCGGACGGCGTCCGATCCAGAGGTACGAAACTATGTTCAATGGCTACGGAGCCACCATCGTCGATGGTGCCTGGCTGACGCTTCAGCTGTCGTTGCTGTCGATGGCCCTGGCGATCGCGCTGGGACTGCTCGGTGCCGCCATCCGCCTGTCGCCGGTAAAGTGGCTGGCCTGGTGTGGCGACCTCTATGCCACCGTGATCCGTGGCGTGCCGGACCTGGTTCTGATCCTGCTGATCTTCTACG harbors:
- the acs gene encoding acetate--CoA ligase codes for the protein MTAASVYPVRPEVAATTLTDEATYKKLYQQSVVNPDGFWREQAQRIDWIKPFTKVKQTSFDDHHVDIKWFADGTLNLSYNCLDRHLAERGDQVAIIWEGDDPADHKEITYRELHEQVCKFANALRGQDVHRGDVVTIYMPMIPEAVVAMLACARIGAIHSVVFGGFSPEALAGRIIDCRSKVVITADEGVRGGKKTPLKANVDDALTNPETNSVQKIIVCKRTGSDIKWNQHRDVWFEDLMKVAGSTCAPKEMGAEDPLFILYTSGSTGKPKGVMHTTGGYLVYASLTHERVFDYRPGEVFWCTADIGWVTGHTYVVYGPLANGATTVLFEGVPNYPDISRVAKIVDKHKVNILYTAPTAIRAMMAEGKAAVEGADGSSLRLLGSVGEPINPEAWQWYYETVGQSRCPIVDTWWQTETGACLMTPLPGAHGLKPGSAAKPFFGVVPALVDNLGNILEGATEGNLVILDSWPGQARTLYGDHDRYVDTYFKTFKGMYFTGDGARRDEDGYYWITGRVDDVLNVSGHRMGTAEIESALVAHPKVAEAAVVGVPHDIKGQGIYVYVTLNAGEENSEQLRQELRAWVRKEIGPIATPDVIQWAPGLPKTRSGKIMRRILRKIATAEYDALGDISTLADPGVVQHLVETHQSMRAA
- a CDS encoding ABC transporter substrate-binding protein; amino-acid sequence: MKKFALLGALALSALSLVAHADDKPVRIGIEAGYPPFSFKTPDGKLAGFDVDIGNALCEEMKVKCTWVEQEFDGLIPALKVRKIDAILSSMTITDERKKSVDFTNKYYHTPARFVMKEGATLNDPLADLKGKKVGVLRASVHDRYATDVLAPAGIEVVRYGSQQEANMDLVSGRIDATMADSVNLDDGFLKTDAGKGYAFVGPEYNDPKYFGGGAGIAVRKGDTALVEKFNAAIAGIRANGKYKQVQDKYFKFDVYGGN